One segment of Clavelina lepadiformis chromosome 2, kaClaLepa1.1, whole genome shotgun sequence DNA contains the following:
- the LOC143444932 gene encoding uncharacterized protein LOC143444932 produces the protein MAANGGKSPEVSTLYYWLPSTCTTRRRLAGSSQGAGCITLRIATLALVHSSAEYCTPVWCRSAHTRLIDKPINDALRLVTGCLRPTPTDNLFVLAGIHPSELRRKRATLSLARRALEPGHLLHDRLLSPPLRGHRQLKSRHPFFPAALDLLDDFNQSSTNVASWADYKWSMEWQENPSRLHGFIPEASTSPPGMHFPRCAWTKLNHLRTGVGLFRSTMHKWGMAPSSACECGAEEQTADHVITSCPTYRHPCGNRGLTTMDENLVSWLTNTCPTI, from the exons ATGGCGGCGAATGGCGGTAAGAGTCCTGAGGTGTCAACACTATACTACTGGCTGCCTTCCACCTGTACAACAAGGAG ACGACTGGCAGGATCTAGCCAGGGTGCTGGATGCATAACACTTCGCATAGCCACCCTGGCTTTGGTCCATTCTTCAGCCGAGTACTGCACACCTGTTTGGTGTCGTAGTGCTCACACTCGTCTCATAGACAAGCCGATTAATGACGCTCTTCGCTTAGTGACTGGATGCCTACGCCCCACACCAACAGACAACTTGTTTGTCCTAGCAGGTATCCATCCATCTGAGCTTCGCCGCAAGAGAGCCACACTGTCTCTAGCACGCCGAGCACTGGAGCCTGGGCATCTTCTGCATGACCGGCTCCTGTCTCCTCCACTTAGAGGACATCGGCAGCTTAAGTCGAGGCACCCATTTTTCCCTGCTGCTTTAGACTTACTGGATGACTTCAACCAGTCAAGCACCAATGTGGCAAGCTGGGCGGATTACAAATGGAGCATGGAGTGGCAAGAAAATCCCTCCAGACTCCATGGTTTTATTCCGGAGGCCAGCACATCACCACCGGGAATGCATTTTCCCAGGTGTGCTTGGACTAAACTCAATCACCTTCGAACTGGCGTTGGCCTCTTCCGCTCAACCATGCACAAATGGGGCATGGCTCCATCTTCGGCCTGTGAGTGTGGTGCAGAAGAGCAGACTGCAGAccacgtcataacatcttgtccGACATACCGCCATCCTTGTGGGAACCGTGGTCTgacaacaatggatgaaaacctggtcaGCTGGCTGACAAACACCTGCCCCACAATATGA